One Brassica napus cultivar Da-Ae chromosome C2, Da-Ae, whole genome shotgun sequence DNA window includes the following coding sequences:
- the LOC106381763 gene encoding 3-oxoacyl-[acyl-carrier-protein] synthase I, chloroplastic: MQALHPSSLRASPPNPLLKPSIRSHHITTNMRQPTRRRSFISASTSAPKRETYPKKRVVITGMGLVSVFGNDVDAYYEKLLSGESGISLIDRFDTSKFPTRFGGQICGFSSEGYIDGKNERRLDDCLKYCIVAGKKALESANLGGDKLNTIDKRRAGVLVGTAMGGLTVFSDGVQALIEKGHRRISPFFIPYAITNMGSALLAIDLGLMGPNYSISTACATSNYCFYAAANHIRRGEADMMIAGGTEAAIIPIGLGGFVACRALSQRNDDPQTASRPWDKQRDGFVMGEGAGVLVMESLEHAMKRGAPIVAEYLGGAVNCDAHHMTDPRADGLGVSSCIESCLEDAGVSPEEVNYINAHATSTLAGDLAEINAIKKSMIGHCLGAAGGLEAIATIKAINTGWLHPSINQFNPEPAVDFDTVANEKKQHEVNVAISNSFGFGGHNSVVAFSAFKP; encoded by the exons ATGCAAGCTCTTCACCCTTCATCTCTCCGCGCCTCTCCACCAAACCCACTCCTAAAACCCTCAATCCGATCTCACCACATCACCACAAATATGAGACAACCCACGAGAAGACGCTCATTCATCTCTGCATCAACCTCCGCCCCCAAACGCGAAACATACCCGAAGAAACGGGTCGTAATCACCGGAATGGGCCTCGTCTCCGTCTTCGGCAACGACGTCGACGCTTACTACGAGAAGCTGCTCTCCGGCGAGAGTGGAATCAGCTTGATTGATCGGTTCGACACCTCCAAGTTCCCGACCCGATTCGGTGGACAGATCTGTGGGTTTAGCTCAGAAGGTTACATCGATGGGAAGAATGAGCGGAGGCTTGATGATTGCTTGAAGTACTGCATTGTCGCTGGGAAGAAGGCTCTTGAAAGTGCAAATCTTGGTGGTGATAAGCTTAACACG ATTGATAAGCGGAGAGCTGGAGTACTAGTTGGGACTGCTATGGGTGGCTTGACTGTGTTTTCAGACGGTGTACAAGCTCTTATTGAGAAAGGTCACAGGAGGATTTCTCCGTTTTTTATTCCTTATGCTATTACAAACATGGGTTCTGCTTTGCTGGCGATTGATCTTGGTCTTATGGGTCCTAACTACTCGATCTCGACGGCGTGTGCCACTTCTAACTACTGCTTTTACGCCGCTGCGAACCATATTCGACGTGGTGAAGCTGATATGATGATTGCTGGTGGAACCGAGGCTGCTATTATTCCTATTGGCTTGGGAGGTTTTGTTGCTTGTAGGGCGCTTTCACAGAGAAATGATGATCCTCAGACAGCATCAAGGCCGTGGGATAAACAGAGAGATGGGTTTGTCATGGGTGAAGGAGCTGGTGTTCTG GTGATGGAAAGCTTGGAACATGCAATGAAACGTGGTGCTCCAATTGTAGCAGAGTATCTTGGAGGAGCTGTTAACTGCGATGCTCATCATATGACTGATCCAAGAGCTGATGGGCTTGGTGTCTCTTCATGCATTGAGAGCTGCCTTGAAGACGCTGGTGTTTCACCTGAGGAG GTAAATTACATCAATGCCCATGCAACTTCCACTCTGGCTGGTGATCTTGCTGAGATTAATGCCATTAAAAAG TCTATGATAGGTCACTGCCTCGGTGCAGCTGGAGGTCTTGAAGCCATTGCCACCATAAAGGCTATCAACACGGGATGGCTGCATCCCTCTATCAACCAATTT AACCCAGAACCAGCAGTGGACTTTGATACGGTCGCAAACGAGAAGAAGCAGCATGAGGTGAATGTTG CCATATCAAACTCGTTTGGGTTCGGTGGACATAACTCAGTGGTCGCTTTCTCTGCCTTCAAACCCTGA
- the LOC106381766 gene encoding zinc finger BED domain-containing protein DAYSLEEPER-like, which translates to MLVRALKFCKAFDNLHLYDGNYKCLPSEEEWNRGEKIRDFLKPFSTITTYFSGVNFLTASVYFMLVWKIELLLRRYARCKDNEIRLMAVDMQSKFAKYWDEYSLILAMAAVLDPRIKLQMLKEAYHKLDPRISEKKVEVVTKSLELLYKEYSSKSSESSSRFPRKTPHELLTESPLDDDFDDDLLELERYIQFGSNNERKNLDMYLADTKVDISAFSDMEVLDYWKDKQHRYGDLALLARDILSIPITTVASESAFSVRGRVLSPFRNRLLPKTVQALICTRNWLAVLLSLRETLRSTLIMMMRMLIKEQVAQEMKIQTCGNFSAFSSLCNL; encoded by the exons ATGTTGGTGAGAGCTCTCAAGTTTTGTAAAGCCTTTGATAATCTGCATTTGTATGATGGAAACTACAAATGTTTGCCTTCTGAAGAAGAGTGGAATCGCGGTGAGAAGATTCgagacttcttgaagccattTAGTACAATCACAACATACTTCTCTGGAGTCAACTTCCTCACAGCCAGTGTTTATTTCATGCTAGTATGGAAGATCGAGTTGTTGTTGAGGAGGTATGCAAGGTGTAAGGATAATGAGATAAGATTAATGGCTGTGGATATGCAAAGTAAGTTTGCTAAATACTGGGACGAGTACAGTCTTATTTTAGCTATGGCAGCAGTACTAGACCCAAGGATTAAGCTGCAGATGCTTAAGGAAGCTTATCATAAGCTGGATCCTAGAATTTCTGAGAAGAAGGTTGAAGTCGTGACGAAGAGCTTGGAGTTGCTTTATAAAGAGTATAGTTCAAAGTCATCAGAAAGTTCTTCCAGATTTCCAAGAAAAACTCCACATGAGCTCCTTACAGAATCTCCTCTTGATGATGATTTCGATGAT GATCTGCTTGAGCTTGAAAGGTATATCCAGTTTGGCTCAAACAACGAAAGGAAAAATCTGGACATGTATTTGGCTGATACTAAGGTTGATATTTCGGCTTTCTCAGATATGGAGGTGTTAGACTACTGGAAGGATAAGCAACACAGATATGGTGACTTAGCTTTGCTTGCCCGTGATATTCTTAGCATCCCTATTACTACTGTTGCGTCTGAATCTGCGTTTAGTGTGAGAGGTCGGGTTTTGAGTCCTTTTAGAAACCGTCTCCTCCCTAAAACTGTCCAAGCATTGATCTGTACGCGAAACTGGCTCGCGGTTTTGTTGAGTTTGAGG GAGACATTGAGGAGTACTTTGATTATGATGATGAGGATGCTAATAAAAGAGCAAGTAGCTCAGGAAATGAAGATTCAAACATGTGGTAACTTCAGTGCATTTAGCTCTTTGTGTAACTTGTAA